The sequence below is a genomic window from Streptomyces sp. NBC_00289.
GGAAAACCCGTGGCACGGCTTGCGGCCTGGGGACTAGGCTCCTGCGTTTCGGTGTCTGAACGGTTTCGCACGGCCTCGCGTGGATTCGCGTGGGCGAGGAAGGCTGTGGGTGTGGGCTCGAGCCGGTTGTACGCGGCCGTCGCGGCAGGGGCGTTCCGACGGTACGCGACGTATCGGGTGGCCACCGCGGCCGGGGTGTTCACCAACACCGTCTTCGGCCTGATCCTGGTCTACACGTATCTGGCGCTGTGGGACGAGCGGCCGCATCTGGGCGGCTACGACCAGTCGCAGGCCGTCACGTATGTGTGGCTGGGCCAGGCGCTGTTCGCCGCGTTGGCCATCCAGGGCGGGGGCTTCGAGAACGAGCTCATGGAACGCATCCGTACGGGCGAGATCGCCATCGACCTCTACCGGCCGGCCGATCTCCAACTGTGGTGGCTGGCGGCCGACCTGGGCCGCTCCGCGTTCCAGTTGCTGGGCCGGGGTGTGATCCCCTTCGCCTTCGGGGCGTTCTTCTTCCCGGTGGCGTTGCCGGACGACCCGCTGGTCTGGCTCGCGTTCCTGGTCGCGTTGCTGCTGGGCGCGGTCGTCAGTTTCGCCGTCCGGTACCTGGTGGCGCTGAGCGGCTTCTGGCTGCTGGACGGCACGGGCATGCTTCAGCTGCTGATGATCACGGGGCTGTTCTGCTCCGGGATGACGCTGCCGCTGAACGTCTTCCCCGGCGGACTCGGCGACGTCGTCCGGGCGCTGCCGTGGTCGGCGCTGCTGCAACTTCCCGCGGACGTCCTGCTGGGTGAGGCCGATCCGCTGCCGACCTTCGCCTTCCAGGCGGTGT
It includes:
- a CDS encoding ABC transporter permease, producing MGVGSSRLYAAVAAGAFRRYATYRVATAAGVFTNTVFGLILVYTYLALWDERPHLGGYDQSQAVTYVWLGQALFAALAIQGGGFENELMERIRTGEIAIDLYRPADLQLWWLAADLGRSAFQLLGRGVIPFAFGAFFFPVALPDDPLVWLAFLVALLLGAVVSFAVRYLVALSGFWLLDGTGMLQLLMITGLFCSGMTLPLNVFPGGLGDVVRALPWSALLQLPADVLLGEADPLPTFAFQAVWAVALLAAGRLVQAAATRRVVVQGG